A stretch of DNA from Oryza brachyantha chromosome 4, ObraRS2, whole genome shotgun sequence:
GAGTCCTTCTGTCTCCACGATTTTTCTTAGGTTCGCCGGATCATCGAGGAGCTGCAAGCACTTCTTCTTCAGCCCCTCACAGCGGTGTTCCCCGGCGAACGCCAGCATGGCCGCCACCGTCCTCACGTTGACGTGCTCACATAGCTTGTCTTCGCATACCAGCCTCAGCCTCTCCATCTTgtacctcctcgccgccgcgaccAGGTCCGGGAGCATCGCCGCCATGTCCCCTCCTCCCATCGTCTCCGGCAACGAGTCGGTGTACATGAAGTGGAGCAGCGCCTCGAAGTCCTGCGCCTCCATGTCGTCGATGATGCGTAcgaccacgccggcggcgccgttcTGATATTCCTTCCCCGCCTGGGTGGCGAAGAGCTCTGCGTGGAGGACGGGTGACCGGGCCACGAGCACGCTCCTGTGCGCTGCGAACACCTTACCGTCGACCTCGAACGCCACGTCGGCGCCCACTCCGGTGGACAGGAGGCCGCCAAGGTGCCGGGTCAGGTCCGACGGCGGCACCGACACCGggggggacggcggcggcggggctggGGTCGTGGTCGCGGGCTTGATGTCCTTCGCCTCGGGTGCCTTGATGACCGTGAGGTCGCACCTGATCGAGAGGCAGTCGTCCCGGAGGTGCTCCGGCGACCTCTCCAGCACGGCCTTTTGGACGAACCGCCATGGCCCCTCCGAGCTGAAGCCACTGAAAGCCTGCGCCCCGTAGCGGTAGGTGTAGGATGGCGCCGGCTGCAAAGCCTGGTCGAGTAGGCTCAACGCGAACCGCGCTCGCACGGGTTGGTTGACGTAGGTCGCGAGGACGAGACGGACGGAGACGCTGTCGGATAcggacgcgccgccgccg
This window harbors:
- the LOC102721359 gene encoding BTB/POZ and MATH domain-containing protein 2-like; translation: MPTDTGSTVARSASAIVSSTESAQHLLKIDGYHRIKDAVATGSCVQSSSFCVGGYNWRIYYYPNGGGASVSDSVSVRLVLATYVNQPVRARFALSLLDQALQPAPSYTYRYGAQAFSGFSSEGPWRFVQKAVLERSPEHLRDDCLSIRCDLTVIKAPEAKDIKPATTTPAPPPPSPPVSVPPSDLTRHLGGLLSTGVGADVAFEVDGKVFAAHRSVLVARSPVLHAELFATQAGKEYQNGAAGVVVRIIDDMEAQDFEALLHFMYTDSLPETMGGGDMAAMLPDLVAAARRYKMERLRLVCEDKLCEHVNVRTVAAMLAFAGEHRCEGLKKKCLQLLDDPANLRKIVETEGLEHLTRNYPFVLKDLIAKLAMKL